AAAATTGGCGAACCGACACTGGCCGATGCCATTTCAGATCGCATTGTGCATGATTCCTACACCATTTTTATCGACGGTAAAAACTCTATGCGGGAGCGCAAGGGTATTGCCAACAGATAATTCAAAACAGCCTTACGGCTATTGAGGGCTCTGCCCTCAAACTCCCGAGGTTTATCGCTTAGTTTTCCAAAGAGAGTGATGTTATGTTGCTTTTAACAAAAAAAGAGCGACGCTCACCGGCATCACTCTCCCCGCAAAACTCTTAAGCCGCTCGGGTCACTCCTCAGTGTTGCCCTATCCTGCTTAAAAGTAAAAGCAGTTTGAGTATACCATGTGATCCTTTAGTTATCAATGTACAGCCACTACGGAATGATTGTTCAATTTAAACGGTCTTAGTGTTCAACTTCGGCGGTCTAGGTGTTTTTTCTTAGCGGAATATACAGGTTCTAACATTAAAAGCATAGAGTTGGGAGAGTTAACGAATGAAGATAGTTACTTGCTTTAAATGGGTTAACGATGAAGCAGACATCAAGGTGGCGGCAAATTCCAATGAACTCGTCTTTGACCGGGTCGGTTATAAAATTAGCGATTACGACCGTAGTGCTATAGAAGAAGCAGTTTGCCTCAAGGAGAAGCATGGCGGCAGCGTTGTTGCTGTGACGGTAGGTGAGCCTACAGCCAAGCAAAGTCTAAAAGACGCCCTTTCCCGCGGTCCGGAAAAAGCTTGCTTTATTAATGACCCGTCCTTTATTAATCTTGAACCTTCACAGACAATGGCTATTCTAGCAGATACAATTGGCAAAATGGAATATGACCTGATCATCTGTGGAGAAGGGTCCAGTGACCTTTACGCCCAGCAAGTAGGTCCTGGTTTAGCTGAAAAGCTTGGTATTCCATGTGCAACCAATGTTAACAAGTTAACCTATGTTGAAGAAGACAAAACAATCATAGCCGAACGCAGACTTGAAGACGGTGTGGAAGTAGTAGCGATACCGTTGCCGGCTCTGGTTACGGTTCTGCCGGATATTAACACACCTAGAATACCCACATTGAAGCAGGTATTAGGGGCTGCCAAAAAGCCTGTGGAAAAAGTCACCTTAAACGAACTGGGCCAACAGTATGAGCCGCGGCTGCGAGAGATCAGCGTACGCGGGGCAACCATGGAGCGACGCCGTTTGAGGTTCGGGGCCGAACCTGTAGATATTAAAGCAGTTATTGACGCATTGTTAAAAGAAGGAATAATAGCTTAAGGAGTTGTAATGATGTCAGGGATCTGGATATTTGCCGAAAATCGCGAACTAACTTTAGAGCTTTTAAATGCCGGCCGGAATTTAGCTGACGAATTGGGCGTCAATTTGGTGGCCTTAGCGGCTGCTGAACAATTTGCTCGGGAATACATTAAACATGGGGCTGACGAGGTTCTGCTGCTGCCATCTTTGAATAAGGAGCAGCCACTTGAAGCTTATGTTCCGGTCATGGTTGAAGCGGCCCGCAATGCTGATCCGGATGTGTTCTTGATTGGAGCAACCAGGCGGGGTAAAGAAATGGCAACCCGTATTGCGGCCAGCCTGAATACCGGACTTTGCACGGAATGTAATTCCTTTGCGTTAGATCAAGATAAGAAATTTTTGGTTATGGAACGCTTAATCTACGGGGGAAAGGCCATACAAAAAATAATTTGTTCCACCCGGCCCCAGATGGCTACCATACCTGCCCGGACTTTTGAACAAGCTCCATTACAAGAAGGGAAAGAGGGGAAAATTACCAGACTGCCGGCGGCGCCGTCTTCTGCCGTGAAGGTCATTAACCGGACTCCGAAGGTACAGGAAGCAGTGGATATAACCGAAGCAAAAATTATTGTCAGCGTCGGCCGCGGGTTCGAAAAGAAAGAGGACATTGCTTTAGCAGAGGAACTTGCCCGTGTTTTGGGTGGTACGATAGGCTGTTCCAGGCCTGTAGCGGAAGACCTGCACTGGTTGCCTGAAGAGGTGTATATGGGCATATCCGGGAAAAAGGTTAAACCGGATCTTTACATTGGCCTAGGGGTGTCAGGGCAGATTCAGCACATAACCGGTATACGTGACAGCAAGATAATATTTGCAATCAACCGTGATGAAAATGCGCCTATATTTGATGCCGCCGACTACGGTATCGTAGGAGACCTGTACGATGTCGTTCCCAAACTGATTAAAGAACTTGGCAACGTGCTAAAAATATAATTCAAGTGGTGTTGGAAATGGAAGAAGAAAAATTTGCGACAATTATCGTTGGAGCCGGTCCGGCAGGCAGTACAGCAGCCTACTTGCTGGCAAAGGAAGGCCTTGATGTGCTTCTGATCGAAAAAGGGGCAACTCCTGGCAGTAAAAACATGTTTGGGGGCCGGATGTACAGTCATGCCCTGCACAAAATCATACCCAATTTCTGGGAAGAAGCCCCGGTAGAAAGGCCCGTGGTAAAGGAAACTATAACCATGATGAACGGAAGCCGGAGCGTTTCCATGGACTTTCAGGAGGTAAAATGGGGTACCCCTCCCTATCATTCTTTGACCCTTTTGAGGGCTGATTTTGACGCCTGGTTGGCTGCAAAGGCTGAAGAAGCGGGGGCTATGGTTGCCTGCGGCATTCGGGTTGATGACCTCATTAGAGAAAACGGCCGGGTTGTGGGTATTCAGGCCGGCGAAGACAGGATGCTGGCCGATGTGGTCATTGCAGCCGACGGCGTAAATTCGCTCATAGCACAAAAGGCCGGCCTGGGCAAAAAGTTTAGTCCAAAGCAGGTGGCAACCGGAATAAAACAGGTTATCCAATTATCTGAGGAAACCATCAGCCAGCGTTTTCAGCTTAGCGGGAACCAAGGTGCAGCCCAACTGTTTGTTGGCGACTGTACCAAAGGTATGCATGGCGGTGGCTTTCTATACACCAATAAAAGCAGCATATCCCTGGGACTGGTTGTCACCGCGGGAGCGCTGCAGCATAGTCAATATAAGATAATAGATTTGATGGAAGATTTTAAGGAAAACCCGCATATAGCTCCCTTAATTGAAGGTGGAGAAATAGTAGAGCATTCGGCCCACCTGGTACCTGAAGCAGGGTTGAATATGATGCCTCAACTTTTCGGAGACGGGATTTTAGTGGCAGGTGACGCCGCCGGATTTGTCCTCAATCTGGGTTATATTGTAAGGGGCGTGGATTTCGCCATCGCTTCAGGTGAAGCTGCTGCAAAAGCCGTTTTGGCGGCCAGGGCCAACAACAATTTCTCGCGCCAAGGACTAAGCACGTACCAGCAGTTATTAAAAGAAAGTTTTGTCATGAAAGAGTTGGTGGCCTACCGTCAGGCGCCCCAATTCATGGCAAACCCGCGCATGTTTACATCATATCCGCAACTGGTTACAGGCCTTATGGGCAAAATGTTTACCGTTGACGGCGGCCCTCCGGTACGCCTTTTGGGTAAAGTATTCAGCCAGATCAAACAAAGCAAGATCGGCTTGACCCAACTGGCCGTGGATGGCTTGAAAGGAGCGCGACTGCTGTGAAACGTATGAGCATTGAACAGTTGCTGGGAATCAATAAATTTGCCGTTGATGATGATGAAGCACATATTATTTTAAAAAAGGATATATGCGCTGCTTGTATGGACAAGCCTTGCACTTTTGCCTGTCCGGCAGGTTTGTACACAGAAAAAGACGGTGAAATTAGTTTTGATTATGCCGGTTGCCTTGAATGCGGTACATGCAGGACTGTTTGTCCCAAAGAAGGAGCCATCAGCTGGCAATATCCCAGGGGTGGTTTCGGGATTAACTTCCGCTACGGTTAAATGAAATTGTGGCTTAATGTAAGTTATTGGGAGAACATTATTTAATTAATTAAAACAGGAGGTTTATGAAATGGAGAATACTTTGATTGATTTAAAAGTTGCGGAAGGTATTGCTACTGTTACAGTTAATCGTCCCAAAAGTATGAACGCTTTAAGCCGGGAAGTTTTGGAACAAATGGAGCAAGTTATCAAGGACGTGGCAAAAAATGATCAAGTAAGGGCATTGATCATTACCGGAGCAGGCAACAAGGCTTTTGTGGCTGGAGCAGATATATCAGCTATGGTTGATATGACCGCTCAAGAGGCCAGGGAATATAGTATTGTTGCACACAATTTGTATGGTATGATTGAGCAGCTGCCAATACCCGTAATTGCTGCCATTAACGGTTATGCGCTGGGCGGGGGTTGTGAATTAGCCCTGGTTTGCGACATCCGCATCGCTGCCAGTACAGCCAAGCTTGGGCAACCGGAAATAACACTGGGTATTATTCCAGGCTTTGGCGGCACGCAAAGATTATCCCGTCTTGTTGGCAAAGGAAAAGCCAACGAGTTGATTTTGACCGGAGGAATGATAGACGCTGAAACAGCTATGTCCATCGGCCTGGTAAATGCTGTGGCGCCACCGGAAAAACTAATCGATGCGGCAGTAGACATGGCCAAAAAAATTATTGCTAATGGCCCCCTGGCTATAAAATACGCGAAGGAAGCAATCCATCGCGGTTTGCAAATGAGTCTGGACCAAGGGTGCAAATATGAAATTGAACTCTGGACAGATTGCTTTACTACCGAAGATCAGGACATTGGGATGAAAGCTTTCTTGAATAAACAAAAACCGTCCTTCAAAGGCCTTTAGGAATAGTACAATTGCTGAATTTCGATGCATTGTGTATACGAGGAAAACCACTATCAGAATACGAGAACGTAAATTAATTTGTATAAACAGTTATAAAGGGCAGAAGTGGCTATAATATAACTAGTTTAACGCTTTGGTTCTGGCAGGGCAACCAGAAAGGTATAAGGGATGACTATAAGGTCATCCTTAATACCTGTCAGAACCCAATGGTTGCTCCGGTTGCTCTTCAAAAGAGTCGTATCCTCCATCTACTGGCTACTTTAAGGTGAATGAAGTTAACCGTATTAACGATATATGATTACCTTTAATAACGTAATGGTACTGAAAGAAGTGGGGAATGATGAGTGATTTAGCCGATCTTTTGAGGAGAAAGAAACAATTGAAAGAGGAGTCGGAGAAAAAAGTCACTAAAATTAATAAACAATGGTGCATGAGGATAAAATTATTTTATAGGCATCTTGAGGATTGGCTATCGGATTTAATTGAAGAAAAACTGTTATTTACATTGTACGAGGATATGACTATTTATAAACAGAGCCTGGGCGCTTACTATGCAAAAAAATTCATATTGATAGCGGGAGATAAAAGAATCGAGTTTATACCAAATATAAGGTCTGCTGTTGGGACAACTGGAAACATACAATTGAAAACAAAAAAAGGGAAAATAACATTTGTGAGTGACAGGGACGGTATTTGGAAACAAGTTATTTCCCTGTCACCATTTGAAGCTAAAATCCTTACTAAAGATTATCTTAGAAATTTATTGAAAAGTTTATTAATTTAATATATTTAATGTTTAATCATTCAAATGGTCATTCACATAAATTGATAATATCAAATAACAAATTAGGGTGGTAATAATTCATGAAACTAAATTGATAAATAAACAGGGACTTTCCGAGGAGCAATTCTTATTAACCTACGATGCAAGTAAATATGAGAGACTATCAGTAACAGTAGATATACTTATTTTTACTTTAACTGGGGAAGAAAAGAATTACGAGATGTTTCCAGGGAAAGTTTTGAAACTGCTTCTGATTAAAAGGGGTGGCCATCCATATATGGGTAAATGGGCTATACCAGGGGGTTTTGTAAAAATAGATGAAAGCTTGGATGAAGCAGCACTAAGGGAACTCAAAGAGGAAACTAATATTGATGACATATATATGGAGCAACTTTATACATGGGGAGATGTATCCAGAGATCCACGCACAAGAGTGATAAGTGCTTCCTACATGTCACTTGTTGACAGCTCAACACTTAATATAAAAGCTGGTGATGATGCCGATGATGCTAAATGGTTTGCTATTTCATGTGAATTGTATCAGGAGCAAAGGACTTTAACTAAAAGAGGATATATTCTACAGAAACTTTTTAAGTTGAGCTTGTCAAATGAAGGAGATAACCTTTCTGCCATTGTAAAGACCGTAAAAATAGTTGAAGGTAACGCAACCAAAACAGAAAGAACAGTTGTTGAATCAAATGGAATAGCGTTTGACCATGCAAAAATAATTGAGTATGCACTTGAAAGGCTAAGAAACAAAATTGATACACAGATGTTGCATTTAACCTAATGCCAGAGATATTTACTTTGCCTGAACTTCAACAAGCCAGAGCCCCATTGCATAGCAGTTGATGTGGCTCCACCAACCCGGGTCCGTATTCCTGTGTCGGGAAGTCTTTGACAAACCGCGCGCTGTCAAAAGGGATCTCGAGTTAATGCTGACGATTGGGAGGGATTTTAGCTTTGGGTATATCAAAAAAGAAACATCTTACTCTCCAAGAAGTCTGCGATATGCTGGAAGTTAGAGAAGCCCTAAAGTGGGAGAAGATTACTGAGGAAGTTAAAATCGTGATGATGACAAGCATGGACAAAGACCTTATGGAGGCTGCTAGAGCAATAGTAGATAAGGTAAAGCAGTACACTGAGCTAAAGTTTGAGCGAGGCTTGCTTTGACCATAATATCAAGGCATTATGTATTATGGAAGTTAGTACTTAGGGGTTGTAGAATCTATAGGCAGAATTTAACATGCGGAAAGGGAAAATGTTATGGTACCATTTACTCCGCCACAGTATAAAAAAGATGTATTTACTTGCCCTCATTGTAATTCATATGCACAGCAATCTTGGCATCCGACAAGATATGATGTTTCAAATTATAATATTGCTTACCTTATGATATGTTTCTGCAGCAATTGCCAAAAGTATTCTTTATGGCATTATGAAAAAATGATATATCCCGATAATGGTGGCATTATGCCACCCAACCCTGATTTGGGTGAAGAGATAATATCGGATTATATCGAAGCAAGTTCAATCTTTAATAAATCCCCACGTGGAGCTTTTGCGTTAATACGTTTGTGCGTTCAAAAACTAACAAAACTACTTGGTGAACCTGGAAAAAATATGAATGATGATATCGCTAGTCTTGTAAAAAAAGGATTACCTCTTCAAATCCAACAGGCCCTGGATATTATTCGTGTTATTGGGAACGCGGATGTATATCCTGGGGCAATAGATTCAAATGATAATCCTGATATGGTTTTAAGCCTTTTTGAATTAATCAACATAGTTGCAGATGTTATGATAACTCAACCTAAAAAAATTAAAGAGCTATATGATAGGTTGCCGCAAACAAAGAAAGAAGAAATAATAAAAAGGGATTCACCTTGATTTGTTTCTTTACTTAACTTGATCATAGGTATTAATACTGAGAAAACGAACCCTGAAAACTTGAAGAATAAGAGAAAAATCCAATTTAGAGTAAAATGAAAAATGCTTATTTTTCGATAGCTCCTCCCGGAATCCTAATGGACAGCGCTTTATTCCACGAACTGGCTGAGTTGGCCCCGTGTGATATTGTGGTGCGGGCGATCTTAAAGGAAATGGCCATAACTGGCTTAATGAAAAATTATATTTTTTGTGATAACATAATAATATAGATAATATAGTTTTATGGTGTCTAAAAATAGCCTCTTTTGTAGACTCAAAAAGGGCTATTTCTAGTAATATCAATGTGAAATTTTTAACTTTTTAGTATACTTGAGAATATTTACAATTTAAGCAATCTGTTAACAAAATCCCGTCTTAAGGAGAGGGTCTTAATGCCGGGTTCAACTTCCAAAATAGAAAACGCCAATCTTATGTTAGCTGCTTTGGATGCGAGCTTTTGCGGTATTATTGTGGTTGATGTTGATGGTCAAATTGTTTCTGTTAATGAGGCTGCTAAACGTATTTTCGGACAGAAGGAAAAAGATTTGCTGGGTTGTCACATTGAAAATGTATCTCGGGGTATGTATTTGACAAAGGTTTTAAAAACAGGTGTATGTGTAACTGGACAACGGATGTATATTGGTGAACGCTGTTATATATCAAATCATCTACCCATTACATATAACGGTGCAATTGAAGGAGCGGTCGCTGTATTACAGGACATAACAGAGTTGCAGGAGACAACAAAAGAGTTGCAATCCACGCGCCAGGTTATGAAACTACTTGAGACGGTTCTGGATAGCGACTATGAATGCATTGTGGGAGTTGACACAGAGGCAAAAATTACTATGT
This genomic interval from Pelotomaculum schinkii contains the following:
- a CDS encoding ferredoxin family protein; the protein is MKRMSIEQLLGINKFAVDDDEAHIILKKDICAACMDKPCTFACPAGLYTEKDGEISFDYAGCLECGTCRTVCPKEGAISWQYPRGGFGINFRYG
- a CDS encoding electron transfer flavoprotein subunit alpha/FixB family protein — protein: MMSGIWIFAENRELTLELLNAGRNLADELGVNLVALAAAEQFAREYIKHGADEVLLLPSLNKEQPLEAYVPVMVEAARNADPDVFLIGATRRGKEMATRIAASLNTGLCTECNSFALDQDKKFLVMERLIYGGKAIQKIICSTRPQMATIPARTFEQAPLQEGKEGKITRLPAAPSSAVKVINRTPKVQEAVDITEAKIIVSVGRGFEKKEDIALAEELARVLGGTIGCSRPVAEDLHWLPEEVYMGISGKKVKPDLYIGLGVSGQIQHITGIRDSKIIFAINRDENAPIFDAADYGIVGDLYDVVPKLIKELGNVLKI
- a CDS encoding FAD-dependent oxidoreductase, whose protein sequence is MEEEKFATIIVGAGPAGSTAAYLLAKEGLDVLLIEKGATPGSKNMFGGRMYSHALHKIIPNFWEEAPVERPVVKETITMMNGSRSVSMDFQEVKWGTPPYHSLTLLRADFDAWLAAKAEEAGAMVACGIRVDDLIRENGRVVGIQAGEDRMLADVVIAADGVNSLIAQKAGLGKKFSPKQVATGIKQVIQLSEETISQRFQLSGNQGAAQLFVGDCTKGMHGGGFLYTNKSSISLGLVVTAGALQHSQYKIIDLMEDFKENPHIAPLIEGGEIVEHSAHLVPEAGLNMMPQLFGDGILVAGDAAGFVLNLGYIVRGVDFAIASGEAAAKAVLAARANNNFSRQGLSTYQQLLKESFVMKELVAYRQAPQFMANPRMFTSYPQLVTGLMGKMFTVDGGPPVRLLGKVFSQIKQSKIGLTQLAVDGLKGARLL
- a CDS encoding DUF4145 domain-containing protein: MVPFTPPQYKKDVFTCPHCNSYAQQSWHPTRYDVSNYNIAYLMICFCSNCQKYSLWHYEKMIYPDNGGIMPPNPDLGEEIISDYIEASSIFNKSPRGAFALIRLCVQKLTKLLGEPGKNMNDDIASLVKKGLPLQIQQALDIIRVIGNADVYPGAIDSNDNPDMVLSLFELINIVADVMITQPKKIKELYDRLPQTKKEEIIKRDSP
- a CDS encoding enoyl-CoA hydratase-related protein; this encodes MENTLIDLKVAEGIATVTVNRPKSMNALSREVLEQMEQVIKDVAKNDQVRALIITGAGNKAFVAGADISAMVDMTAQEAREYSIVAHNLYGMIEQLPIPVIAAINGYALGGGCELALVCDIRIAASTAKLGQPEITLGIIPGFGGTQRLSRLVGKGKANELILTGGMIDAETAMSIGLVNAVAPPEKLIDAAVDMAKKIIANGPLAIKYAKEAIHRGLQMSLDQGCKYEIELWTDCFTTEDQDIGMKAFLNKQKPSFKGL
- a CDS encoding electron transfer flavoprotein subunit beta/FixA family protein, which translates into the protein MKIVTCFKWVNDEADIKVAANSNELVFDRVGYKISDYDRSAIEEAVCLKEKHGGSVVAVTVGEPTAKQSLKDALSRGPEKACFINDPSFINLEPSQTMAILADTIGKMEYDLIICGEGSSDLYAQQVGPGLAEKLGIPCATNVNKLTYVEEDKTIIAERRLEDGVEVVAIPLPALVTVLPDINTPRIPTLKQVLGAAKKPVEKVTLNELGQQYEPRLREISVRGATMERRRLRFGAEPVDIKAVIDALLKEGIIA